Proteins from one Nitrobacteraceae bacterium AZCC 2146 genomic window:
- a CDS encoding uncharacterized protein YhjY with autotransporter beta-barrel domain (product_source=COG5571; cath_funfam=2.40.128.130,3.30.1370.10; cleavage_site_network=SignalP-noTM; cog=COG5571; pfam=PF03797; smart=SM00869; superfamily=103515,54814), with protein MMLNWRSGVSRVAMLVGLAALAAPLSAQAQTFTVPAGTTDTVPKTLSGTQTGTVETGATLRSTSSTATIIWNGASTGVVVTNSGIIENTSTGRTIDASGAVANRTFTFLNNIGAVVRAAQNDAFRFNLAMTSGDIVIDNAGLIQAGGTGYVALGQALDFRGMSAATGATMTIINRATGVIEALTDDAVRPGRNAVINNFGIIRSFGANTSGGANGTSDGIDTGGNIGVVVNNGAGGLISGARHGITADTDVTVNNAAGGTIIGRNGSGVGSDGAGTVTNYGRITGGYAGVGNIFNSDGVAQINGDGDGVDIDNAATIINYGIIEGVGAGGFDSGNRANTSDGISIGGGTITNFGTISGATYGIIVNKDTNLDRSGVAATTITNNVGGAIIGQNGFAIRLENKTGTAADNDTIVNRGTIIGNGAIPDPNAVVLLGSGAVDPNSVGTLNGVAYTGTGSARFIRGDGSAIQMGEGADVLTNYGTIIGNNGRAVNMEGGNDTVNIMTGSRISGLVDGGVGTDTLNYNKVGLTEAKRAALQAGQTVNIGGTLYTSFEVVTGAAQSFSSFASASGLGVASVFDGGSNTVAASSAALALIDSVASASDVGAALTQLSPAAYQGLGRMTIDSASQTTSLVGQRLTQSRFGGTGNDLGGASAALAMLDGGSFDRHGMGLDRSLSAITGFPTNQVNVLNESNWLNSQQGAYDALAYAPTKALPTKALPGMRAAPDSDHGVFVTSSLSFAREGARPDAPATRSTTANVVAGADWRFTERALVGVFGGYAYTRGDLDTLGSTTKISTRTVGGYAAYEAPTWFATMIGLYGWSDYDNARVALGTINTSSNNGSHYALRGTLGTDLRVSGWVVTPEVGLQYTRVSVDGFAEAGGATALNVASGSSESLRSSLGARFAYDYQINGGLLTPEFRLAWLHEFSDGVRGINASFADVTLPGSFITSTGSALRDRGVIGTGVSGKLGLLTTVSLGYDAIVGGDDSVAHQFTGRLRHSF; from the coding sequence ATGATGTTGAATTGGCGTAGCGGCGTGAGCCGGGTGGCGATGCTTGTGGGTCTGGCGGCGCTGGCCGCGCCGTTGTCCGCGCAGGCGCAGACTTTCACCGTGCCCGCCGGCACCACCGACACCGTGCCGAAGACGCTGAGCGGCACGCAGACCGGGACGGTTGAAACCGGCGCCACGCTGCGTTCGACCAGCAGCACCGCGACGATCATCTGGAACGGCGCCTCGACCGGTGTCGTCGTCACCAACTCGGGCATCATCGAGAACACCAGCACCGGCCGCACCATTGACGCGTCAGGCGCGGTGGCGAACCGCACCTTCACGTTCCTCAACAATATCGGCGCGGTCGTGCGCGCCGCGCAGAACGATGCGTTCCGCTTCAATCTGGCGATGACGTCAGGCGATATCGTGATCGACAATGCCGGCCTGATCCAGGCCGGCGGCACCGGCTACGTGGCGCTCGGGCAGGCGCTCGACTTCCGCGGCATGTCGGCGGCCACCGGCGCCACCATGACGATCATCAACCGCGCTACTGGCGTGATCGAGGCGCTGACCGACGATGCGGTGCGGCCCGGCCGCAACGCGGTCATCAACAATTTCGGCATCATCCGCAGCTTCGGCGCCAACACCTCGGGCGGCGCCAACGGTACCTCGGACGGCATCGACACCGGCGGCAATATCGGCGTCGTCGTCAACAACGGGGCCGGCGGCCTGATCTCGGGCGCGCGGCATGGCATCACCGCCGATACTGACGTCACCGTGAACAATGCGGCCGGCGGCACGATCATCGGGCGCAACGGCTCCGGCGTCGGTTCCGACGGCGCGGGCACTGTCACCAACTACGGCCGCATCACCGGCGGCTATGCCGGCGTCGGCAACATCTTCAATTCGGACGGCGTGGCGCAGATCAATGGCGATGGCGACGGCGTCGATATCGACAATGCCGCGACCATCATCAACTACGGCATCATCGAAGGCGTCGGCGCCGGCGGCTTCGACAGCGGCAACCGCGCCAACACCAGCGACGGTATTTCGATCGGTGGCGGTACCATCACCAATTTCGGCACCATCAGCGGCGCGACCTACGGCATCATCGTCAACAAGGACACCAACCTCGATCGCAGCGGCGTCGCCGCGACCACCATCACCAACAATGTAGGCGGCGCCATCATCGGCCAGAACGGCTTTGCGATCCGGCTCGAGAACAAGACCGGCACCGCCGCCGATAACGACACCATCGTCAACCGCGGCACCATCATCGGTAACGGCGCGATCCCCGATCCCAACGCGGTCGTGCTGCTGGGATCGGGCGCGGTCGATCCCAATTCGGTCGGCACGCTGAACGGCGTCGCCTACACCGGCACCGGTTCGGCGCGCTTCATCCGCGGCGACGGCTCGGCGATCCAGATGGGCGAGGGCGCCGACGTCCTCACCAATTACGGCACCATCATCGGCAACAACGGCCGCGCCGTGAACATGGAAGGCGGCAACGACACCGTCAACATCATGACGGGCTCGCGAATCTCCGGCCTGGTCGATGGCGGCGTCGGCACCGACACACTGAACTACAACAAGGTCGGCCTGACCGAAGCCAAGCGCGCGGCGCTGCAGGCCGGGCAGACCGTCAACATCGGCGGCACGCTCTACACCTCGTTCGAAGTTGTCACTGGCGCCGCGCAATCGTTTTCATCCTTCGCATCGGCCAGCGGGCTCGGCGTCGCCTCGGTGTTCGATGGCGGCTCGAACACCGTCGCCGCCAGCAGTGCCGCGCTCGCGCTGATCGATTCCGTTGCCAGCGCCTCGGACGTTGGCGCGGCCCTGACGCAGCTGTCGCCGGCCGCCTATCAGGGCCTCGGCCGGATGACGATCGATAGCGCATCGCAGACCACATCGCTGGTCGGCCAGCGCCTGACCCAGAGCCGCTTTGGCGGCACCGGCAACGATCTCGGCGGCGCCAGCGCTGCCCTGGCGATGCTCGACGGCGGCTCATTCGACAGACACGGCATGGGCCTCGACCGCTCGCTCAGCGCCATCACCGGCTTTCCGACCAATCAGGTCAATGTCCTGAACGAATCGAACTGGCTGAACAGCCAGCAGGGCGCTTATGACGCGCTGGCCTATGCGCCGACCAAGGCGCTACCGACCAAGGCATTGCCAGGCATGCGCGCTGCGCCGGATTCCGATCACGGCGTGTTCGTCACCAGCAGCCTCAGTTTCGCCCGCGAAGGCGCGCGGCCCGATGCGCCGGCGACCCGTTCGACCACCGCGAATGTGGTGGCCGGTGCCGACTGGCGCTTCACCGAGCGCGCTTTGGTCGGCGTGTTCGGCGGCTATGCCTACACCCGCGGCGATCTCGACACGCTCGGCAGCACCACCAAGATTTCGACGCGTACCGTCGGCGGTTATGCCGCCTATGAGGCGCCGACCTGGTTCGCCACCATGATCGGCCTCTACGGCTGGAGCGACTACGACAATGCACGCGTCGCGCTCGGCACCATCAATACCTCGTCGAATAACGGTTCGCATTACGCGCTGCGCGGCACGCTTGGTACCGATCTGCGCGTCAGCGGCTGGGTGGTGACGCCGGAAGTCGGCTTGCAATATACCCGGGTGTCGGTGGATGGCTTTGCGGAAGCCGGCGGCGCCACAGCGCTCAACGTTGCTTCGGGCAGCTCGGAGTCGCTGCGCAGCAGCCTTGGCGCGCGCTTCGCCTATGACTACCAGATCAACGGCGGCCTGCTGACGCCGGAATTCCGGCTGGCCTGGCTGCATGAATTCAGCGACGGCGTCCGCGGCATCAATGCCAGCTTCGCCGACGTGACATTGCCCGGCAGCTTCATCACATCAACCGGCAGCGCGCTGCGCGACCGTGGCGTGATCGGTACCGGCGTCTCCGGCAAGCTCGGCCTGCTGACCACGGTGTCGCTCGGCTACGACGCCATCGTCGGCGGCGACGACTCCGTGGCGCATCAGTTCACCGGGCGGCTGCGGCATTCGTTCTGA
- a CDS encoding LemA protein (product_source=KO:K03744; cath_funfam=1.20.1440.20; cog=COG1704; ko=KO:K03744; pfam=PF04011; superfamily=140478; transmembrane_helix_parts=Outside_1_3,TMhelix_4_26,Inside_27_186) yields the protein MSTGWIVLGVIVVLVLLAFAAYNRLVALSQRVNQSFADIDVQLKQRHDLIPNLIETVKGYAAHERGTLDDVVKARNAAMSAQGPAQVGAAENQLSGALGRLIALSEAYPDLKANANFQQLQTELSDIENKIAASRRFFNNAVQEYNTGIQQMPAALFAGTFGFSHKDFFDLGATRADVEQVPQVKF from the coding sequence ATGTCGACCGGCTGGATCGTTCTTGGCGTCATCGTCGTGCTCGTGCTGTTGGCGTTCGCCGCCTATAACCGGCTGGTGGCGCTGAGCCAGCGGGTTAACCAGTCGTTCGCCGACATCGACGTCCAGCTCAAGCAGCGCCACGATCTGATCCCGAACCTGATCGAGACCGTGAAGGGCTACGCCGCCCATGAGCGCGGCACCCTCGACGACGTGGTGAAAGCGCGCAACGCCGCGATGTCGGCGCAGGGCCCGGCGCAGGTCGGCGCCGCCGAAAACCAGCTCTCTGGCGCGCTCGGAAGGCTGATCGCACTGTCGGAGGCCTATCCGGACCTCAAGGCCAACGCCAATTTCCAGCAGTTGCAGACCGAACTCTCCGATATCGAGAACAAGATCGCCGCCAGCCGCCGCTTCTTCAACAATGCGGTCCAGGAATACAACACCGGCATCCAGCAGATGCCCGCGGCATTGTTCGCCGGCACCTTCGGCTTCAGCCACAAGGATTTCTTCGATCTCGGCGCCACCCGCGCCGACGTCGAGCAGGTGCCGCAGGTCAAGTTCTGA
- a CDS encoding heat shock protein HtpX (product_source=KO:K03799; cath_funfam=3.30.2010.10; cog=COG0501; ko=KO:K03799; pfam=PF01435; superfamily=82866; transmembrane_helix_parts=Inside_1_20,TMhelix_21_43,Outside_44_62,TMhelix_63_82,Inside_83_175,TMhelix_176_198,Outside_199_225,TMhelix_226_248,Inside_249_379) yields MAAYGLYTHIASNKFRSMLLLAGLFVLIYVMVFAGALIAEVLLNSNGSVAYYLNAATYDLIKALPVATIGAALWIVIAYFFHQKMIDAITGGRDVTRQQQPRLYNLLENLCISRGIPMPKLKIMESDALNAFATGLNPRQYSITVTTGLLRALNDDEMESVLGHELTHIRNGDVQLMVVAMIIAGVVGFTAELFFRMFINSGFNFGGGRSSRSSSSSSDNKNSGGGAVIVVIIAVALIALAWMLSLVVRFALSRSRELLADAGSVELTKNPDAMISALRKIENRGELPGATSAVMEMCIDNPREGFADLFATHPSVDSRVAALVRYAGGHDPGRLALPSDTDPAALPDGSGPPAPPRSGPWSDASNPPGPWVKPAGPWG; encoded by the coding sequence ATGGCCGCCTATGGTCTCTATACGCACATCGCCTCGAACAAATTCCGTTCGATGCTGCTGCTCGCGGGGCTGTTCGTTCTCATCTACGTGATGGTGTTCGCTGGTGCGCTGATCGCCGAGGTGCTGCTCAATAGCAACGGCTCGGTGGCCTATTATCTCAACGCCGCGACATATGACCTGATCAAGGCGCTGCCGGTCGCCACCATCGGCGCGGCGCTGTGGATCGTGATCGCCTATTTCTTCCACCAGAAGATGATCGACGCCATCACCGGCGGCCGGGACGTGACGCGGCAACAGCAGCCGCGGCTGTATAATCTGCTGGAGAACCTGTGCATCTCGCGCGGCATCCCGATGCCGAAGCTGAAGATCATGGAGAGCGACGCGCTCAACGCCTTCGCCACTGGGCTCAACCCGCGGCAATATTCCATCACCGTCACCACCGGGCTGCTGCGCGCGCTGAACGACGACGAGATGGAATCCGTGCTCGGCCACGAGCTGACCCACATCCGCAATGGCGACGTGCAGCTCATGGTGGTCGCGATGATCATTGCCGGCGTGGTCGGCTTCACCGCCGAACTGTTCTTTCGGATGTTCATCAATTCCGGCTTCAATTTTGGTGGCGGCCGCTCGTCGCGCTCCTCGTCCTCCTCCAGCGACAACAAGAATTCCGGCGGCGGCGCGGTGATCGTCGTCATCATCGCCGTGGCGCTGATCGCGCTGGCCTGGATGCTCTCGCTGGTGGTGCGCTTCGCCCTGTCGCGCTCGCGCGAGCTGCTGGCCGATGCCGGATCCGTCGAGCTGACGAAAAACCCCGATGCCATGATCTCGGCGCTGCGCAAGATCGAGAATCGCGGCGAACTGCCCGGCGCCACCTCGGCGGTGATGGAGATGTGCATCGACAATCCCCGCGAGGGGTTTGCCGATCTGTTCGCCACCCACCCTTCGGTGGATTCCCGGGTCGCAGCCCTGGTGCGATATGCCGGCGGACACGACCCCGGCCGGCTGGCGCTGCCGTCAGACACGGACCCGGCGGCATTGCCGGACGGTTCCGGGCCACCCGCACCGCCACGCTCCGGGCCGTGGAGCGATGCCTCCAACCCGCCGGGACCCTGGGTCAAGCCCGCCGGCCCATGGGGTTGA
- a CDS encoding hypothetical protein (product_source=Hypo-rule applied; superfamily=52540) has protein sequence MAKPAVIVVGADKGGVGKTTVSRTVLDYFSANNVATRAFDTESPRGTLKRFHPDITEIVDMTTTSDQMKIFDTLNTAAPSVTVIDVRAGLLSPALASLRDIGFLDAAKSGQITFAVFHILGPSIASLDEIAETAGFMNGAKYFLVKNFINNTSFFEWDQATYNSYFHRIKDATELTIPKLNEMAYEQVEVSSVPFLKFVANKGVHDEAANYSFVLRGYVRHWLANVWSEFDRIKLTDLVNDKPRSPGEK, from the coding sequence ATGGCGAAGCCAGCAGTGATTGTGGTCGGCGCGGACAAGGGTGGCGTCGGCAAGACCACGGTGTCGCGGACAGTTCTCGATTATTTCAGCGCCAACAATGTAGCGACCCGGGCCTTCGACACCGAATCGCCGCGCGGCACGCTGAAGCGCTTCCATCCGGACATCACCGAGATCGTCGACATGACGACCACCTCGGACCAGATGAAGATCTTCGATACGCTCAACACCGCAGCACCCTCGGTCACCGTGATCGACGTCCGCGCAGGACTGTTGTCTCCGGCGCTGGCGTCGTTGCGCGACATCGGCTTCCTCGATGCCGCCAAGTCCGGCCAGATCACCTTCGCCGTGTTCCATATACTGGGCCCCTCGATCGCCTCGCTGGACGAGATCGCCGAGACCGCAGGCTTCATGAATGGTGCAAAATATTTCCTGGTGAAGAACTTCATCAACAACACCAGCTTCTTCGAATGGGACCAGGCGACCTACAATTCCTATTTCCACCGCATCAAGGACGCCACCGAGCTGACGATCCCGAAGCTCAACGAAATGGCCTATGAGCAGGTCGAGGTGTCGTCGGTGCCATTCCTGAAATTCGTCGCCAACAAGGGCGTTCACGACGAAGCCGCGAATTACTCCTTTGTGCTGCGCGGCTATGTCCGGCATTGGCTGGCCAATGTCTGGAGCGAGTTCGACCGCATCAAGCTGACCGACCTCGTCAACGACAAGCCCCGCAGCCCCGGCGAGAAATAA
- a CDS encoding hypothetical protein (product_source=Hypo-rule applied; superfamily=52540), whose amino-acid sequence MRRTPVYIICSTRPQVGKTLIARLLTEFLALQRGGVTAFDISLKEPSLLDFLPKLTETAEIDDTFGKMALMDRLIVNDDVGKVIDLGYHAFDEFFKMTAEIGFAKEASRRGVAPIVLFVADTDRASIRAYATLQQQIPANALYTIDNEHVLRGEMPAALAQGRVLRIAALPVFLKTYIDRLNFSFTGYLRSEKDSSTELHQWIRKNYFSFREIELGLLLQRS is encoded by the coding sequence ATGCGCCGCACGCCCGTCTACATCATCTGCTCCACGCGCCCGCAGGTCGGCAAGACGCTGATCGCGCGGCTGCTCACGGAGTTCCTGGCGCTGCAGCGCGGCGGCGTGACGGCGTTCGACATCAGTCTGAAGGAACCGTCGCTGCTGGACTTCCTGCCGAAGCTGACCGAGACCGCCGAAATCGACGACACTTTCGGCAAGATGGCGCTGATGGACCGTCTGATCGTCAATGACGACGTCGGCAAGGTGATCGACCTCGGCTATCACGCCTTCGACGAATTCTTCAAAATGACCGCCGAGATCGGCTTCGCCAAGGAAGCCTCGCGCCGCGGCGTCGCGCCGATCGTGCTGTTCGTCGCCGACACCGACCGCGCCTCGATCCGCGCCTACGCCACGCTGCAGCAGCAGATTCCGGCGAACGCGCTCTACACCATCGACAACGAGCACGTACTGCGCGGCGAGATGCCGGCGGCGCTGGCGCAAGGCCGCGTGCTGCGCATCGCGGCGCTGCCGGTGTTCCTGAAGACCTATATCGACCGGCTGAACTTTTCGTTCACGGGATATCTGCGCTCGGAAAAGGACTCTTCGACCGAGCTGCACCAGTGGATCCGGAAGAACTATTTCAGCTTCCGCGAGATCGAGCTGGGGCTGCTGCTGCAGAGGTCGTGA
- a CDS encoding adenine phosphoribosyltransferase (product_source=KO:K00759; cath_funfam=3.40.50.2020; cog=COG0503; ko=KO:K00759; pfam=PF00156; superfamily=53271; tigrfam=TIGR01090) — MTPDLEHDLKASVRTIPDYPKPGILFRDITTLLGDARSFRRAIDELVQPWAGLKIDKVAGMEARGFIIGGAVAHQLSAGFVPIRKKGKLPHTTVRIAYSLEYGIDEMEVHADAIKPGERVILVDDLIATGGTAEGAVKLMRQIGAEVVAACFIIDLPELGGAAKLRAMDVPVRTLMTFDGH; from the coding sequence ATGACACCTGACCTCGAACACGATCTCAAGGCCTCCGTTCGCACCATTCCGGATTATCCGAAGCCGGGGATCCTGTTTCGCGACATCACCACGTTGCTCGGCGACGCCCGCTCGTTCCGCCGCGCCATCGACGAGTTGGTGCAGCCCTGGGCTGGGCTGAAGATCGACAAGGTCGCCGGCATGGAAGCGCGCGGCTTCATCATCGGCGGCGCGGTGGCGCATCAGTTGTCCGCGGGTTTCGTGCCGATCCGCAAGAAAGGCAAGCTGCCGCACACCACGGTGCGCATTGCCTATTCGCTGGAATACGGCATCGACGAGATGGAAGTCCACGCCGACGCCATCAAGCCTGGCGAGCGCGTCATCCTGGTCGATGACCTCATTGCCACCGGCGGCACCGCCGAGGGCGCGGTCAAGCTGATGCGCCAGATCGGCGCCGAAGTGGTGGCGGCGTGCTTCATCATCGACCTGCCGGAACTGGGCGGCGCCGCCAAGCTCCGCGCCATGGATGTGCCGGTGCGGACGCTGATGACGTTCGACGGGCATTGA
- a CDS encoding anthranilate synthase (product_source=KO:K13503; cath_funfam=3.40.50.880,3.60.120.10; cog=COG0147,COG0512; ko=KO:K13503; pfam=PF00117,PF00425,PF04715; superfamily=52317,56322; tigrfam=TIGR01815), translating into MNRTVFSLPTDSTYQTRAGLTVARHVAQFTGGTALDDLIELLDRRRGVVLSSGTTVPGRYESFDLGFADPPLLLETTGPQFALRALNARGEVLIAFLGDTLRDSCVVIDERTPTRLKGHIVRGDAPVDEDQRTRRASVMSLVRDMVAQLFSSDDPMLGLFGAFAYDLVFQIEDLKPKRAREADQRDIVLYLPDQLLAYDRATGRGVILSYDFSWNGTSTAGLPRETPESGYNKAPRQGFADHAPGEYQATVETARAAFARGDLFEAVPGQLFAEPCERSPAEVFQRLCVINPSPYGALMNLGDGEFLVAASPEMFVRSDGRRIETCPISGTIARGVDAIGDAEQIRQLLNSEKDEFELNMCTDVDRNDKARVCVPGTIKVLARRQIETYSKLFHTVDHVEGMLRPGFDALDAFLTHAWAVTVTGAPKLWAMQFVEDNERSSRRWYAGAIGCVSFDGGINTGITIRTIRMKDGLAEVRVGATLLFDSDPVAEEKECQTKAAALFQALRGDAPKPLSAFAPDASGSGKKVLLIDHDDSFVHMLADYFRQVGATVSVVRHIHAQDMLKREKFDLLVLSPGPGRPEDFGIRNTIDTALEKKLPIFGVCLGVQAIGEYFGGVLGQLAQPAHGRPSRVLVRGGRLMQNLPNEIVIGRYHSLFVERDSMPDVLTITASTEDGVAMAIEHKTLAVGGVQFHPESLMSLGGEVGLRIVENAFRLGQKFN; encoded by the coding sequence ATGAACAGGACGGTTTTTTCGCTTCCCACGGACAGCACCTACCAGACCCGCGCCGGTCTCACGGTAGCGCGCCATGTCGCGCAGTTTACCGGCGGCACCGCGCTTGACGACCTGATCGAACTCCTGGACCGCCGCCGCGGCGTGGTGCTGTCGTCCGGCACCACGGTGCCGGGCCGCTATGAAAGCTTCGACCTCGGCTTTGCAGATCCGCCGTTGCTGCTGGAAACCACCGGGCCGCAATTTGCGCTGCGGGCGCTGAACGCTCGTGGCGAGGTGCTGATCGCGTTCCTCGGCGACACCCTGCGCGACTCCTGCGTGGTCATCGACGAGAGAACCCCGACCCGGCTGAAAGGCCACATCGTCCGCGGCGATGCACCCGTCGATGAAGACCAGCGCACCCGCCGTGCTAGCGTGATGTCGCTGGTGCGCGATATGGTGGCGCAGCTGTTCTCGTCGGACGATCCGATGCTCGGCCTGTTCGGCGCCTTCGCCTATGACCTCGTGTTCCAGATCGAGGACCTCAAGCCGAAGCGCGCCCGCGAGGCCGACCAGCGCGACATCGTGCTCTATTTGCCTGATCAGCTGCTGGCCTATGACCGCGCCACCGGCCGCGGCGTCATCCTCAGCTACGATTTTTCCTGGAACGGCACCTCCACTGCCGGTCTGCCGCGCGAGACCCCGGAGAGCGGCTACAACAAGGCGCCGCGCCAGGGTTTTGCCGATCACGCACCCGGCGAATATCAGGCCACGGTGGAGACCGCCCGCGCGGCGTTCGCGCGCGGCGACCTGTTCGAGGCGGTGCCCGGGCAACTCTTCGCCGAACCCTGCGAGCGTTCGCCGGCGGAAGTGTTCCAGCGGCTCTGCGTCATCAATCCGTCGCCCTATGGCGCGCTGATGAATCTCGGCGACGGCGAATTCCTCGTCGCGGCGTCGCCGGAAATGTTCGTGCGTTCCGACGGCCGCCGGATCGAGACCTGCCCGATCTCCGGCACCATCGCGCGCGGCGTCGACGCGATCGGCGATGCCGAGCAGATCCGGCAATTGTTGAATTCGGAAAAGGACGAATTCGAACTCAACATGTGCACCGACGTCGACCGCAACGACAAGGCGCGGGTCTGCGTTCCCGGCACGATCAAAGTTCTCGCGCGGCGCCAGATCGAGACCTATTCAAAGCTGTTTCATACCGTCGATCACGTCGAGGGCATGCTGCGGCCCGGCTTCGACGCGCTCGACGCGTTCCTCACCCATGCCTGGGCGGTCACCGTGACCGGCGCGCCAAAGCTGTGGGCGATGCAGTTCGTCGAGGACAATGAGCGCTCGAGCCGGCGCTGGTATGCCGGCGCCATCGGCTGCGTCTCGTTCGATGGCGGCATCAACACCGGCATCACCATCCGCACCATCCGGATGAAGGACGGCCTCGCCGAAGTCCGCGTCGGCGCCACGCTCCTGTTCGACTCGGATCCCGTTGCCGAGGAGAAGGAATGCCAGACCAAGGCCGCGGCGTTGTTCCAGGCGCTGCGCGGCGATGCGCCGAAACCGCTGTCGGCCTTTGCGCCGGATGCCTCGGGCTCCGGCAAGAAGGTTCTGCTGATCGACCACGATGACAGTTTCGTGCACATGCTGGCGGACTACTTCCGCCAGGTCGGCGCCACGGTCAGCGTCGTCAGGCATATCCATGCGCAGGACATGCTGAAGCGCGAAAAATTCGACCTGCTGGTGTTGTCGCCGGGACCGGGGCGGCCTGAGGATTTCGGCATCAGGAACACCATCGATACCGCGCTGGAGAAAAAGCTGCCGATCTTCGGCGTCTGCCTCGGCGTACAGGCGATCGGCGAATATTTCGGCGGCGTGCTCGGGCAACTGGCGCAGCCGGCGCATGGACGGCCGTCGCGCGTGCTCGTGCGCGGCGGGCGGCTTATGCAGAACCTGCCCAATGAAATCGTCATCGGCCGCTATCATTCGCTGTTCGTCGAGCGCGACAGCATGCCGGACGTGCTCACCATCACCGCGAGTACCGAGGATGGCGTCGCAATGGCGATCGAGCACAAGACGCTGGCCGTCGGCGGCGTGCAGTTTCATCCGGAATCGCTGATGTCGCTCGGCGGCGAAGTCGGCCTGCGCATCGTCGAAAACGCTTTCCGGCTTGGCCAGAAATTTAACTGA
- a CDS encoding GNAT superfamily N-acetyltransferase (product_source=COG0454; cath_funfam=3.40.630.30; cog=COG0454; pfam=PF00583; superfamily=55729), which translates to MNPAISDLRQRPEFFDAVADRIWRAWWEPHGVPLEYISGRLKENLAGSPMPRAFVAHFDGVFAGTASIIASDLDERPQYAPWVAAVWIEPQFRSRQIGRQLVEHAVGYAFGAGIPRVYLTARPARRSYYEGLGWTPVEDGVGDLQLTVFVREHGADTLGSPQNMPRLP; encoded by the coding sequence ATGAATCCGGCAATTTCTGATCTGCGGCAGCGGCCTGAATTCTTCGATGCGGTGGCGGATCGCATCTGGCGGGCGTGGTGGGAGCCGCATGGCGTGCCGCTCGAATACATTTCGGGTCGTTTGAAGGAAAATTTGGCCGGCAGTCCCATGCCACGGGCGTTCGTCGCGCATTTCGATGGCGTCTTTGCCGGCACCGCATCGATCATTGCGTCTGATCTGGATGAGCGTCCGCAATATGCGCCCTGGGTGGCTGCCGTCTGGATCGAACCCCAATTCCGCTCTCGCCAGATTGGCCGCCAGCTTGTCGAACACGCGGTGGGATATGCCTTCGGCGCAGGTATTCCACGCGTCTATCTCACGGCCCGGCCGGCGCGCCGGTCCTATTACGAAGGGCTGGGCTGGACACCGGTTGAGGATGGCGTCGGGGACCTGCAGCTCACAGTTTTCGTCCGGGAGCACGGCGCCGACACACTAGGCAGCCCGCAAAACATGCCCCGGCTCCCTTGA